The DNA sequence TAAGAACTGGGAAGAGGTGGAAATACATCAAAGATAATAATCAATAAATACAGAAATCATGAAAACTAAAAAAACAGAAACATTGACGACGAACTACGTATTCGTTAAGGAAAATCAGGTTTTTTTACTGGACAACGAAAGTCTTGACAAAAAGACCCATGAGCCCATAAGCCTTACTTGGATTCCATTTAAGAACTATAACAAAATCAACATTTGGTTCTCTTTGGTTCTTTTATTCGGTCTTACCCTTTTCACATCATGTGAAAAGGACAATGACGATATTCTTAGGGGGTCACAAAACCTAATTTCAGAAATGAGACAGGTCGGTGAATTTACGAAGTTAAAGAGCACTGGGGTCTTTGATGTGACCATTACCCAAGGAATCGGACAATCAGTTGAGATAACCGCCGATGATAACATTATTGGACGTGTACGAACTAAAGTGGTCAATGGTGAACTAAGGCTAGAATTATCTGATGATTCCTATAGAAACATTACACTAAGGGCAAATATTACGGTCGAGCAACTTAATGGTTTAAAGAATTCCGGTACTGGAAATATTGTAGCCCAAAATGTTGAGTCAAATAACTTTTCTATCTCCAACTCAGGTGATGCTGAGATTGTCATTTCCGGTGTAGCCAATGGCCTTGATTGTTTTAATGAAGGAGTCGGAGATATTAAGGGTTTCAACTTTTTGGTCAATGATGCAGACCTTGAAATACGGGGGTCTGGATCCATCGAAATAAGTTGTGCTAGCACATTGGATGTAGAAATTACTGGAAGCGGTGATATTTTCTATAAGGGAAACCCTTCAGTTGATGCTGATATTGAAGGTTCCGGCAAAGTCATAAAAGTAGAGGATTAGTAACAACCCAGACCATAGTTATGAACGACTTGTTCAAATATTGCAAACCAGCCTTGATTCACGGCGAGGAAACCAATTCTCTTAATGGTTATGACTTAAGCAAGAAGAGAGGTAAGATGGTAAAATACCCAAAAATTGTTCATAGCTATGGGTTTGGTATAGAAGTGTTGGTTTCATGCTTGAAAACCAAGTTATGGATAACGGGATTGTTTTTGTCTATGGTCGCAGTTTCCCTGGGCCAAAACTTTAATCGGTCAAGACACGATTCAAATCTTAATAATTACGGTATTCATCAATTGTTAAGGCACACTGATCTTGATGTAAATCTTGGTCTTAGTTCGCAAACAAATAGAAAAAAAGATCGGTTTTCCTGGCTTACTGATTATTTCAAACCTGACTTGGGTTTCTACTATCAATGGAATGGCTCAAAAGTTAGCCATACAATTTCCATAGATATCCAGAATGTCGCTGACAGTTTTAGCCTTGATGGATTTGTATTTCACGAGAAATCAGGAGAGTTGGAAAAATCGAATCCACTCCGTTTAACATCATTCATTAATTACAGATTGAAGTTCTGATTTTGATAGATGACCGTTTGCTTCCAAAAGGGGGCAAACCTAAAAGGCACTGGGGCGATTATCCCTCTGGTTTTGTTCAATGTGATTTGATGAGGTTAAAACGAATCCGTTTTAACCCTTTGATAACCGTCCCGTGTCTT is a window from the Muricauda sp. SCSIO 65647 genome containing:
- a CDS encoding head GIN domain-containing protein, giving the protein MKTKKTETLTTNYVFVKENQVFLLDNESLDKKTHEPISLTWIPFKNYNKINIWFSLVLLFGLTLFTSCEKDNDDILRGSQNLISEMRQVGEFTKLKSTGVFDVTITQGIGQSVEITADDNIIGRVRTKVVNGELRLELSDDSYRNITLRANITVEQLNGLKNSGTGNIVAQNVESNNFSISNSGDAEIVISGVANGLDCFNEGVGDIKGFNFLVNDADLEIRGSGSIEISCASTLDVEITGSGDIFYKGNPSVDADIEGSGKVIKVED